The proteins below come from a single Gammaproteobacteria bacterium genomic window:
- a CDS encoding hypothetical protein (Evidence 5 : Unknown function) → MDANSVTCNETLINLLSRYFPADLYEYFGLIIIFYANEPA, encoded by the coding sequence ATGGACGCCAATAGCGTCACCTGCAATGAAACCCTGATCAACCTATTGAGCCGCTATTTTCCCGCCGACCTCTACGAATACTTCGGTTTGATCATCATATTCTACGCCAACGAGCCCGCGTAG